The Capsicum annuum cultivar UCD-10X-F1 chromosome 3, UCD10Xv1.1, whole genome shotgun sequence genomic sequence NNNNNNNNNNNNNNNNNNNNNNNNNNNNNNNNNNNNNNNNNNNNNNNNNNNNNNNNNNNNNNNNNNNNNNNNNNNNNNNNNNNNNNNNNNNNNNNNNNNNNNNNNNNNNNNNNNNNNNNNNNNNNNNNNNNNNNNNNNNNNNNNNNNNNNNNNNNNNNNNNNNNNNNNNNNNNNNNNNNNNNNNNNNNNNNNNNNNNNNNNNNNNNNNNNNNNNNNNNNNNNNNNNNNNNNNNNNNNNNNNNNNNNNNNNNNNNNNNNNNNNNNNNNNNNNNNNNNNNNNNNNNNNNNNNNNNNNNNNNNNNNNNNNNNNNNNNNNNNNNNNNNNNNNNNNNNNNNNNNNNNNNNNNNNNNNNNNNNNNNNNNNNNNNNNNNNNNNNNNNNNNNNNNNNNNNNNNNNNNNNNNNNNNNNNNNNNNNNNNNNNNNNNNNNNNNNNNNNNNNNNNNNNNNNNNNNNNNNNNNNNNNNNNNNNNNNNNNNNNNNNNNNNNNNNNNNNNNNNNNNNNNNNNNNNNNNNNNNNNNNNNNNNNNNNNNNNNNNNNNNNNNNNNNNNNNNNNNNNNNNNNNNNNNNNNNNNNNNNNNNNNNNNNNNNNNNNNNNNNNNNNNNNNNNNNNNNNNNNNNNNNNNNNNNNNNNNNNNNNNNNNNNNNNNNNNNNNNNNNNNNNNNNNNNNNNNNNNNNNNNNNNNNNNNNNNNNNNNNNNNNNNNNNNNNNNNNNNNNNNNNNNNNNNNNNNNNNNNNNNNNNNNNNNNNgaaaacaaatctagaaaaatatatgagaactaaagatataaaatatatagaattccttaatgaaaacatacaagaattattaagattaaaagaaacaaccagtaaatattatgataaagcatttaaCAACCCATAAAATCTAAGCATCATATGAACAATATGGCAAGCTATATATCTGATAaaattaagatacttgttttatatatcattaaagacttggaaatagaagacataaagaaaataatatgggaaaaaaatatttaatgaagaatcattaagtctagaatggttagaagataagcatgatctttagcttatattattcaggtagttattactcagataataatagttattattcagatggatattttacagattaaaaatgttagaatatgttaaaagagttagagaaaaacaaagttggctatatgaagaaattaattatagaaaccagtttagaagagaaagaaaacaattaaaagaaagattaatttggataaataaaatcctgaaacaactagaattaaaagacagtttagaatatgatttagacataaaattattcatagaagaaaaagacaggataattaatgaaatagataacctagaatttaataacAGATATAgtataattagaataaattattacaaagaaaattgcagtattacaactactttaagataaaatgataaactatgaatatttaaaatattggagacaagatatggaagaaataagattaacagaagtacttatgaaagagaatttaattgaatattttagaacaaaagatatagaatatttagaataccttcagaataatatacaagaattacaaagactaagagaaaaaactaaagaatattacagtaaagcttttaatcaaataccatctaatcactcCTAAGatatgaacatcaataaaaattaaaataaaaatagaaatgtttagaaatatccacgcacaaataaaaatagattcattagagttataatagatctatttaagttattcGAGTTATTCGGTGGTGtgcatattttattgggtctttactttttatattatttatttctttgttaattattctttttgttaatagtggtatactagctgttccttttgcatatctacaatctattacatgttctttttggcttactacgtagtattgtagtcattttttttttcatatgatcCTTATTTCAAAGTATTccttccaatcatatacataacaaaatatgatcatcttagattactatgcACTAGATTATTCTTGAATAATTATATTACTCTggcactattagcatggtaatctggatacttttcccttaaacagcgcctctacacaggttactcccctatcacggctttcttacCTCaacggtttcacctttaggatggcatagtccttagagatttttttttcttttcctctttgctaataaactttgtaacatattattcttcgaataattctactatgtagtaactaatatgaacttattttatcatattatgattgttagaaatttatgaatttaactattcataatcataaatgaaaatacctattctggtaggtttgataattttgagctttgttcatccataactttttctttgaaatatatctatttttattaaatattcaaaagttattTGTGTACAAGAGGATGTTTGCTTTAAACACATGAAAGTCTTCCCTCTAACTTAGCCGGatgacttacatatttataggAGGAAAAGAACTATTTATTATTCCTAACTTTACATCTGTCAAAAATTAAAAGACTAATAATTGtcctaaaaaaaagtaaaataacaagggccaaaaaacaagaaaagtcaaaaaggctagtctACCCTATCTTAGTAAATGTCTACATAATTTACGTATTTCACATTTCTCAAAGTCATATTATTCTCcatatgtcatttcatatttcaATGGTTTGTCTTCTTATCTTTCTATTATTGCTCGGTGTCTTTCTATCTTTTGTCGTGTATCTTCCAGTTGTCGtccttatcttcttctattccagttgaacttctgggataatattatcttctccattacatctggAACATAAATGGTctagatatttgtgtccaattaacttgcaataccttgttaataattcttctgaaataaatcccttcctaATTGCTCTTTGCGTCAAGCCAACTTCAATCAAACCAACCTGTAGTAGGTCAAATATTAGTGTTTCCATTGGCAATGTAACCGATTGTGGTTGTTCACGCCCTGCCTCCAACGGGACTTTTTCTTTTCCATCTAAAATAAGACCAATTTACTGATTCTACCTCCCAACTGGCACAAACTTACGCCTCTAATTCCGTGACCAAAACATTTAACGTTTAATACAAACACGATCTTCTCATAAAATCTAAAGATGATTTAACTATAGCCATGATGAACCAGTATTGCAATGGGCTCTTTGGAGTTTGACGCCTTTGCCAAGATTACATGCTAAGTACGCCATGAGAGGAACGCTCTCACATACATCAAACCACCAAGCATCTGCTTGATGTAGAAGGGACTGTGTGGTAGGCTAGTGCTAATGAAGATTTAGTGTTTACAGTATTCATTTTCTGGTTTGATTAGGAACATTGATAGAGTATCGGATTTGAATCTTTAAATGGACCAACCTGGTATGATCAGGAGGAAGATACTTCAATCACTAACTTGGACAACTTCCCCTAATCTACCAACCCTCACTTCTCTAATCCAAGTCTACGCATTTGTGCCACCAGGACTCATTTGTGCCAAACGCAAAAAGGATCAACATGGACATCTGTCTTAGCTAAGGTAGACAACGTTGGCTCAGATGAAAACGAGGCTGTACTATATCTAGTCGTCTTCACTTGACCTCAATGACAGAAAAGCAAGCAGGTTGGTCAACATAATCACCTAGTTGTTGCAGTTATAAGATATGCACCACAAGGACTTCCAACATTGCTTGGTTAAACATATTAGTTCAACTGAAGGTATCAGCTTCACTTGTTGACCAAATAGTGGTTGCTTAAAACACCAGGCGAACTGGCCAACAAAAGGAAGCTACTCTATAGGTAAAAATCGTAGGGAAGAAATCAACAAGTAATCGCCTTTTGCAGCAGAATTTTAGCAGAACCCCCTTTCATGAAACAACCTTCAAGTTCAGtggaatttaaaatatatatagatttcaatattatagatttataaatttaaatatatgtgTGTGGTATTTAGACATAAAAGTTATGATGTCTATTATCAGTGGGTTTAACCAAAAATAAGAAACTCTCCCTCTTAAAAGGTACTAACAAAACTTCCGCACCTCTGGCAGGCAGAACAACATTCCATTAACAGTGATTAGCCTTCTCAAAATTGAACATAAATttggatcttgttatgacattgaAACCAAATCTTATTGAGTTAGCTTCCCAGACCTGTATCAACTGCTTACTTATGCCACAGCAACACCAGCGGAAAATTGCATTGGACCAGAGCAAGGGGAAGCAGAGTACTCGGGCGATTTCATGGCTCCAGAACCACATTTCTCTTTGTATTCATCGATTGAGATTTGCTTGAAACGGCAGTACGAACTACAAAATGCCTTCTCTCCTCTGCATGAGCATCATCATAAGAGAAGTGGGGATATCAGCAAACCTGTACTGTATTCCTCAAGCTTGACAAAACAGGCATAATAGATTTTTTCCCtccaacaacaaacccagtgtattcccacaaagtggagtctggggagggtaaaattacgcagtccataccgctacctccgaagaagtagagaggctgtttccgatagactccagctcaagataaagaatagtaaacaaggttGTATTGGAACAATGAAGCAGAATGGAAGGCATAACAGAGATAAGaactaagaaataacaaaaatagaaataagataaataagtataaagaaataggaaataaaaaataagaaataaaacacCCACATAGTAGTAAAAGTAAGTCAGATTATATAAAAGTAACACCACCACACTAGAAGTAGGGTCTGGGGAATGTAGAGTTTACACAAACCTTGGGAGGCAGAGAGACTCAAgtgcaacaaataaattatttacaaaaagAATACCATAGTGGAGAAAAAATGTCAATTAATAAGGAAAGCAGTATAGAGCATTgaaatagtaacaacaacaaaataatgtaGTAACTGAAAAGGAAATGCAAGTATAAGACTAATATTACAACAAACACAGTGCTCTCGGGCTCCCATCAAGCCTAAACCCGCCGAATAGCCAGTCAAAGCTCAGCTACCTACCACCCTAATCCGCAACCTTCATACTCTCCTATCTATATAGAAGCAATGGCgagaaaacaaacaaaatttacaGCCAAAATTAATAACTCAAAAGCAAAATGAAGAGTTGGAATAAACCTGTAAATGAAAATGTCCAATCCCTGAAGCTGTTTAAGGCAAAAAGAGCAAGTATTGAGAAAATCTGCCGTCCTAAAAGCTTCAGGAGGAGCAGAGGCAGCAGCAGCTGTTGATCTGTGATATACATTTCCTAGGAAGTGGTCATCAAAGTATTCCATTTTTTTAACCAAATTTGTACCCACATGAGAAATTACACGAGTGTACTCTTCACACATCTCCATTTCTTCAATAGTaggtttcttatttttcttaatattagaATTATTAGTCAAAATTGGTATTGGGTTTGAAGGTGACCTTGGGGAAATAGTCAAAATTGCAGCATTCTGATTATTGGTGGACATGGCAGCCACAATTCCAAGGCCAACAACACCATTTGGGTCTTCAAACTTGTTAGGGGATTTGGTGGATTTGGGTGATATAAAGTTATTAATGGGGGCAAAAACGGAAGGATTAATGTATAAGAATATCTTCTTTTGCCCCCTCACTTTAGCCATTTCCGCAGAACAAAGAGAGACGCCTTATGGGGTCTCCCTTTGTTCCTTAATTAGGAATTGAGGTTTTGCAGATTGAAAGGAGAGAAGAAGGCCTCTCGAGGTTAATAGATTTATGGACAGGGAAGAAATTCACCAGTTTTCTCCCCTTTtggaatatttctcttttaaGAGCAACTCCCCTTGGTTTTCGGGGGAACTTGATGAATATAAAATAGTCACGTAATGCATAATTTCATGCTACGCCCCCTCTCCCTCCCGCTCTGGCAGCTCATTTATTTGcatttaatgaaatatgaatttgaatggttcaaattttaaattattaaatatatttattttttattaagattttaatttttaatatgtctGAATAGGTATTAATCATTCatatctagaatcaagtcttagtAGATCTGAAGAGGTATTTTGGTGTTCGATAATATTTACTGTCActttattcataatcatcagtcaccaccactaCCTTTgtcaaccacctccaccatcgaCAACCAATATCGCTaacaaccactattgtcaaccgctaccataCCTATTACCTCTATTATTCTGATCTAATTATATTCACTGTCACTACCGCCGTCAACAACACcatcatcatcaaccactacccgTCAATCCCTACTACCGAgtaactcatctatcacaactaacaccaccactaactatcactaatacatcacaacctccacacattcttcggacgccaccaccattgtcactagtaacgccatcTCTACTACCATTTCAACCACTATTATAGCTACAATTTATTTCtgctaacaaccatctccaccatcataactaacaacatctccaactagcatcaacacatcgtcaaccatcatgcattcatttttcagctatcacaatcaacacctccaactactaacatcatgcagcgtcacatcacaaccaccaccaccacaatcaACCGCAATCATCATAAAAGTCAccacaataccaaccatcacaactatcaccaccaacattactaatcactaacatcaatcattgtcaccgcaactaCCATTATAaatcatctccactatcactaacaaacataaatatttttttcaatcaaataataatttttttgtattaaattacatactttcctgatatataattagttttttatttgaattgtattttttattttattatatatgcatCTAAAattttttgcacattcagatgttgaaaaacaaacagtcttaatcattcagtttttagATCCACAGACAACATCTTAATAATTCAGATATACATTTAGATTCAGACGtctaaatctttaaaaaaaaaaataagcctAACTCCCCCTCCGTACTCCTTTATTTTCAAGTTACGCgctcccaaaagaaaaaggaaaaggatagaataatgaataatccACTGAAAGATATCAATCTATATATTCCTTCGGTGTCATTTTATGTGTCACTTTTTAATaggacacaaaatttaaaaaataagtaaaaactctattaaatttatcaaattatcctttgtagaaaagtaaaaaaaaaagtactatctccgttccattttatgtgtcacTATTTGATCAGGCACGgagtttaaaaaataagtgatgattttgtaaaatttataaaattacctctcttagagttattttaatatttaccttttaggtgtcttttcttaataagtgAGATCCACTGAGGATAAAATGAAAATGACGaaattaaatagttaccaaataagaaaatgtgacattttttTTGGAACAGACCAAAAAGAAAATGCCGACACATAAAATAAGATATAGAGagtagtatttttaaaattaagcGAGACCAATAAGAACAAAAGATGAATTGTGCTTTTAAATAgttattaaataaagaaatattacaTTCTTTTTGGACGGACCAAAAAAAAGTGTGACACATAAAATAAGACGGGAGAgtactttttttatatattagttTAGTGTACATGCATTGCATGTGTGTGTCACGTCAATATTATCAACTTGAATactataaatatttgaaaatcatGAATATTATTGTAAGTCTACATATTTGTTTTTTGCCTTTTCATCCCATGTATAATATTCACCATCTATTGAAAGTTATGTATAAACTAGTGGGAAATCCCAGGCGCTACCCGGGCCCAACAATAATAATTcacaaaaggtaaaaataaaaaaaattacataaataaacaAGCGCTCGGGCCCAACAATAGTAATTCACAAAaggtaaaaataaggaaaaaatacataaataaacacCTTAAATTTTCAGTATTACCTAAAATCCCATCCTACTAAACATATTTACAAAAATCCCTTCTAATTCTCTAAACACTCTCTTTTTCAAATACATTACTATATATTGTTGAACACAACACACAACTCCTATATTTTAACCTAAAATCATGGTTATAATGACGAAGATTACGCCAAAATTCGTTTTTGATATAATATCCGTTTTTGAAGTTACAACTTCTACACTTTTACTCCATTAActtaattattcaaaattaattggAGGTTAGTTTGTTTCCAGTTGATGCTTTTCTAAATTAGGTTAGTAATTGAAGAAATCGTTTTTCAATTTTATGTTCTTTAACCATTTTAACAACATTAATGGAGTCAGGACCAAATTTTAGTTTGAGTCTTACTCAATTGCATTCAAATTTTACTGAAATTGGTGTTGGGTTTGTTCCTGATCACTTCAATTATAAAGACAGTGATTTTCGTGAAAACAGATCTAAGTATCGAAACGATCTTACAATGCTAAAGAAGTTATGAGATGTTGCTAGTGGTAAAGTAAAAAAGTCTGTTGTTgctattttaaagaaaagaagaaaggaagTTGTGAAAAGAGATCCATTACCAAAGGTAcgttatttatgtatttgaacCTGATACATAATTATAAAGCAAATGTAACTCTGCATGTGTTCTGATACATCATAAATTTTATATGTGATTTTGTTTCTTTGTAGATATGATACATTCAATGTACTGTGTCTGATACATAGATTCAAGGTTAATGAGTTCTTGCATGCTTTATGATACATAATACAACAATATATGTGATTATGGTTCAATTTTAAACTTGATACATgtaatatacttattatgatacaTAGATCTAATTTTATCGATATTTTAGATTTATATGATACATTCTAAAAATTGTATATGATTTTAGTTTGTTTACACCTGACACATTAAACATTATGAGTATAATACATAAGTATTAGATATATCATTACTTCTAATACATAGTAAATGTTGAAgttgatttgtattatttttttcatctgaTACATTCAAATAGTGAGTATCAGACATATTTAGGGACTCTGGAGTTTTTGTAATAGATTTTGCCGAGTTTCTTAGTGATGACTCGATTCCTTCATCTGATTTTGATACAGAATATCATCAAAAGAGATACACAACATTCTTATGAAACTATGGCGTCGTCAAGGCTAGGAAATGCTAGCGACAATGAAAATCCACCAAGACCAAGGTCAAATTATGTCCCATCGACCGACAAATTAGCTATTGTTGCCTTAGAGTAGTTACAAAGTTTATGACAGCTTTCTTGTGAATAGTATTTTGACTACTATCTTAACGACGCGTATTATCGTTTTAAGTTATATGTAACTATTtctttttgataaaatagttatGAAATTTTTCGATTAAGTAAAGTTGTTGGATGTTTCACTCACCATTTgtttctctttgttggatgtttcACTCAccatttgtttctctttcttgcatC encodes the following:
- the LOC107863664 gene encoding FCS-Like Zinc finger 14, encoding MAKVRGQKKIFLYINPSVFAPINNFISPKSTKSPNKFEDPNGVVGLGIVAAMSTNNQNAAILTISPRSPSNPIPILTNNSNIKKNKKPTIEEMEMCEEYTRVISHVGTNLVKKMEYFDDHFLGNVYHRSTAAAASAPPEAFRTADFLNTCSFCLKQLQGLDIFIYRGEKAFCSSYCRFKQISIDEYKEKCGSGAMKSPEYSASPCSGPMQFSAGVAVA